The following proteins come from a genomic window of Rutidosis leptorrhynchoides isolate AG116_Rl617_1_P2 chromosome 10, CSIRO_AGI_Rlap_v1, whole genome shotgun sequence:
- the LOC139873007 gene encoding probable carboxylesterase 2, translated as MDPADEIAHDFPPFFRVYKNNRVEKLTGTPFIAPSADPIAVVLSKDVVVSPDPKISARLYRPTASTAGKLPLLIYIHGGAFAIESAFSTLYHTHLNALTAAAGVIAVSVEYRLAPEDPIPACYDDCWETLKWVEKESDTWIKEYADLNRVYLAGDSAGANIAHNIAVRAGVEGLGPGLKIVGLVLVHPYFEFGEPGKLWMYMCPGSSGVNDPRINPAAEPDLLGKLVCGKVHVCVARDDGLKGRGVSYYELLKKSDWSGDVDIFETQGEDHVFHLFKPDCEAANKFVLLLASFF; from the coding sequence ATGGATCCCGCCGATGAAATAGCTCACGATTTCCCTCCATTTTTCCGAGTTTACAAAAACAACCGTGTCGAAAAACTCACCGGCACTCCTTTCATCGCTCCATCCGCCGACCCCATCGCCGTCGTTCTCTCCAAAGACGTCGTCGTTTCACCCGATCCCAAAATCTCTGCCCGTCTCTACCGCCCCACCGCCTCCACCGCCGGAAAACTCCCCCTCTTAATTTACATTCACGGTGGGGCGTTCGCAATTGAATCCGCATTCTCCACTCTATACCACACCCACCTCAACGCCCTCACCGCCGCCGCCGGCGTCATCGCTGTTTCCGTAGAGTACCGTCTCGCGCCGGAGGATCCAATTCCGGCATGTTATGATGATTGTTGGGAAACCTTAAAATGGGTCGAGAAGGAAAGTGACACATGGATAAAAGAATACGCTGATTTGAACCGGGTTTATTTAGCTGGTGATAGTGCTGGAGCTAATATTGCACATAACATAGCGGTTCGAGCCGGAGTTGAAGGACTCGGACCGGGTTTGAAGATTGTTGGTTTGGTACTGGTTCATCCGTATTTTGAGTTTGGTGAGCCGGGGAAATTGTGGATGTATATGTGTCCCGGTTCAAGTGGGGTTAATGATCCGAGAATTAACCCGGCAGCTGAACCGGATCTTTTGGGAAAACTCGTGTGTGGGAAGGTCCATGTTTGTGTAGCTAGGGATGATGGGCTTAAAGGAAGGGGTGTGAGTTACTATGAATTATTGAAGAAGAGTGATTGGAGTGGTGACGTGGATATTTTTGAGACTCAAGGGGAAGATCATGTGTTTCATTTGTTTAAGCCTGATTGTGAAGCTGCAAACAAATTTGTCTTGTTGTTGGCATCTTTTTTTTAA